The Sorangiineae bacterium MSr11367 genome window below encodes:
- the glgC gene encoding glucose-1-phosphate adenylyltransferase, whose amino-acid sequence MVAWNSIDLRQVLVMILAGGEGKRLHPLTLERAKPAVPFGGRYRIIDIVLSNFVNSGLTRVKVLTQYKSASLEEHISRVWRLSPLLDNWIEPIPAQQRRGKQWYRGSADAVFQCMHVISDEKPELVCIFGGDHVYKMDVRQMLGYHVDNNAEATVAVIPVPKAEATDFGVVEVDERGKIIKFHEKVKNPPTMPGNPNMCLASMGNYLFKTDALVRELEADARIEESAHDFGHDILPRMVAEGREVLAYDFATNVVPGEDEQPQGVGYWRDVGTVDAYWEAQMDLIATHPLFNLYNKRWPIRTGATHDPPAKFVFRDEAQARVGTATESLVSHGCIISGGRIHRSVLSVGCRTNSFSEVVESVLFEGVQIGRYARIRKCIIDKDVEIPQGAEIGYNLEADRQRFAVTEQGVVVIPKRAKLK is encoded by the coding sequence ATGGTGGCGTGGAATAGCATCGACCTCAGGCAAGTGCTCGTGATGATCCTCGCTGGCGGCGAGGGTAAACGTCTTCATCCGCTCACGTTGGAGCGGGCGAAGCCTGCCGTCCCCTTTGGCGGACGCTATCGCATTATCGATATCGTTTTATCCAACTTCGTCAATTCGGGCCTCACCCGCGTCAAAGTGCTCACGCAGTACAAGAGCGCTTCGCTCGAAGAGCACATCTCGCGCGTGTGGCGACTGTCTCCCCTGCTCGACAATTGGATCGAGCCCATTCCGGCGCAACAGCGCCGCGGGAAACAGTGGTACCGGGGGTCGGCCGACGCGGTCTTCCAATGCATGCACGTCATCTCCGACGAGAAGCCGGAGCTGGTGTGCATCTTCGGAGGCGACCACGTCTACAAGATGGATGTGCGGCAGATGCTCGGCTACCACGTCGACAACAATGCCGAGGCCACGGTCGCCGTCATCCCCGTTCCGAAGGCCGAGGCCACGGACTTCGGCGTGGTGGAGGTCGACGAGCGCGGCAAGATCATCAAGTTCCACGAAAAGGTGAAGAATCCGCCCACGATGCCCGGCAATCCGAACATGTGCCTGGCCTCCATGGGCAACTACCTCTTCAAGACCGACGCGCTGGTGCGCGAGCTCGAGGCGGACGCACGCATCGAGGAGAGCGCACACGACTTCGGGCACGACATTCTGCCGCGCATGGTCGCGGAGGGGCGCGAAGTTTTGGCCTACGACTTCGCCACCAACGTGGTCCCGGGCGAGGACGAACAGCCCCAAGGCGTCGGCTATTGGCGCGACGTGGGAACGGTGGACGCGTACTGGGAAGCGCAGATGGACCTCATCGCGACCCATCCGCTGTTCAACTTGTACAACAAACGCTGGCCCATCCGTACCGGGGCCACGCACGATCCGCCGGCGAAATTCGTCTTCCGCGACGAGGCGCAAGCCCGCGTCGGTACCGCGACGGAATCGCTCGTCTCCCACGGGTGCATCATCTCGGGTGGTCGCATCCACCGCAGCGTGCTCAGCGTCGGGTGCCGTACGAACTCGTTCAGCGAGGTCGTCGAGAGCGTGCTTTTCGAGGGTGTGCAAATCGGCCGTTATGCGCGGATCCGCAAGTGCATCATCGATAAGGACGTGGAAATCCCGCAAGGTGCAGAGATCGGTTACAACCTCGAAGCGGACCGGCAGCGCTTCGCGGTGACCGAACAAGGGGTGGTCGTCATCCCGAAGCGCGCCAAACTGAAGTAA
- a CDS encoding XdhC family protein: MAKLIPLPSPTPAPHEARSAESGLPGNSARDAHAQGTEQGRFPLSSLSPLGADVPRVLEMAAERARRGVPGAMATVIARHGSAPATPGQKLYIGADGSAFGTVGGGAIEREVLAALAEMLERPIDKGSKKSVTQHQIRNFRLGPELGMCCGGQADLLFEPIDALTPCLIVGAGHVATATAPLLARVGFAVTVCDAREEWSDEGRIPGVRLVLGDYDEVGADFPREGVVVVMTHDHALDQAAIEWALRKGFAYVGGVGSRAKAQRTRDRLEAKGFSMEDRARMRMPIGADIHARLPEEIAVAIAAELIGWRKTR, encoded by the coding sequence ATGGCGAAGCTGATCCCACTGCCCTCTCCCACGCCCGCTCCTCACGAGGCTCGCTCCGCCGAGTCTGGTTTGCCGGGAAATTCCGCTCGAGATGCGCATGCGCAGGGGACGGAGCAAGGTCGGTTCCCGCTGTCTTCTTTGTCCCCATTGGGCGCCGATGTCCCGCGCGTGCTCGAAATGGCTGCAGAACGCGCGCGCCGCGGTGTGCCTGGCGCGATGGCCACGGTCATCGCACGCCATGGGTCCGCTCCGGCGACCCCTGGGCAAAAACTCTACATTGGAGCGGATGGCTCCGCGTTCGGCACCGTGGGTGGCGGCGCCATCGAGCGTGAGGTGCTGGCGGCCCTCGCGGAGATGCTCGAGCGCCCGATCGACAAAGGCAGCAAGAAGTCGGTCACGCAGCATCAAATCCGCAATTTTCGGCTCGGTCCCGAGCTGGGAATGTGCTGCGGCGGCCAAGCCGACCTTTTGTTCGAGCCCATCGACGCGCTCACGCCATGCCTGATCGTCGGCGCCGGTCACGTCGCCACGGCCACCGCGCCGCTCTTGGCCCGCGTGGGCTTCGCGGTCACCGTGTGCGATGCGCGCGAAGAATGGAGCGACGAAGGGCGCATCCCCGGCGTGCGCTTGGTGCTCGGTGACTATGACGAGGTCGGCGCAGATTTCCCACGCGAGGGCGTCGTGGTGGTGATGACCCACGACCACGCCCTCGATCAAGCCGCCATCGAGTGGGCGCTTCGCAAGGGCTTCGCGTACGTCGGTGGCGTGGGCAGCCGCGCGAAAGCCCAGCGCACGCGCGATCGGCTCGAGGCCAAAGGCTTTTCGATGGAGGATCGCGCGCGGATGCGCATGCCCATCGGCGCCGACATCCATGCGCGCCTGCCGGAGGAGATCGCCGTGGCCATTGCCGCCGAATTGATCGGCTGGCGAAAGACACGATGA
- a CDS encoding NTP transferase domain-containing protein, whose product MTVDAVVLGAGRGQRIGGPKALLEIDGLTLAERHVQRALLLRCRRVVLVVRPEVAEVLDASACPSLTIARSEAPDPAGSLAVGLRALGEGERILVTPVDAFPASQETFTALRAALDDGAQAATPLFKERGGHPVLCRCEVLAPYRSALPLPLRDVLHALGAARVRVPVDDPAIGVDLDTPEDFRNVANASPRFAARVVFREAHLHG is encoded by the coding sequence ATGACCGTCGACGCCGTCGTTCTCGGCGCGGGTCGGGGGCAACGCATCGGCGGGCCGAAAGCCCTGCTCGAGATCGACGGACTTACGCTGGCGGAGCGACACGTTCAGCGCGCTCTCCTTTTAAGGTGCCGGCGCGTCGTGTTGGTGGTGCGCCCCGAGGTGGCGGAGGTGCTCGATGCGAGCGCGTGTCCGTCCTTGACCATCGCACGTTCCGAGGCGCCCGATCCCGCGGGATCGCTGGCCGTCGGTCTGCGGGCGCTCGGCGAGGGCGAGCGCATTCTGGTGACGCCGGTGGATGCATTTCCGGCGAGCCAGGAAACGTTCACCGCGTTGCGTGCCGCGCTGGACGATGGTGCCCAGGCCGCGACACCTCTCTTTAAGGAGAGGGGCGGTCATCCCGTCCTCTGCCGGTGTGAAGTGCTCGCACCCTATCGCAGTGCGTTACCGCTTCCGTTGCGGGATGTGCTGCACGCGCTGGGGGCGGCGCGCGTGCGGGTGCCCGTGGACGATCCCGCCATCGGCGTCGATCTGGATACGCCGGAAGATTTTCGGAACGTCGCGAATGCATCGCCCCGCTTTGCTGCGCGCGTGGTCTTTCGTGAAGCGCACCTTCACGGATAG
- a CDS encoding xanthine dehydrogenase family protein molybdopterin-binding subunit, whose translation MSNLIGTNVPRTDGASKVTGAALYIDDYAAEGELYGATVRSDIARGKLRGIKKDPSFDWTGITVVTAADIPGDNVVALIEDDQPLLAANAINHVYEPVALVACADPLRLQRAMKAITLDVEPLPPVLTLDEALARKESIFGEDNVFKRYVIRHHIDGEHGSIDDIIARCDIVLSGRYEVHHQEQLYIEPQGMIAWWDEAGVHVTGSLQCPYYVHKAMKRAFALEGDQVHIAQAVTGGGFGGKEEYPSILAAHAALLARASKRPVRMIYGRKEDIEATTKRHPARVDITTGCDKNGKLVALKVDCVMDGGAYATLTSVVLSRGLLHAAGAYEWKHARVAAQAVATNTPPNGAFRGFGAPQTIWGIERHMDRLAEKLGVDPLDLRKKNLLKIGSTTVTGQTLKESVGVEECIERAVKDSGYYEKRAAYAKQATTGTSRRGIGICVFMHGAGFTGSGERRLKGKVQVDLERGGKLRIRTASTDIGQGTETVFRQIAATAAGVPLEAIEFEVPCTTHVPDSGPTVASRTVMVVGSIVGTAAKEVAEKVRGSAFWTKGGDHAAFAAAGDRLLDAAKEPIVSLVQYEPPVANQWNDDTYQGDAYPTFSWGCDIAEVEVDQDTFETKILGFWAAQDIGKAIHPVLCAGQVEGGTLQAIGWALYENVVWKDGRIMNPRMTNYVIPTSKDAPAFKTILVEHPFSGGPNGAKGVGELPMDGGAPAVAAAVEQAIGAKCNHLPLLPENLFAYAKNAKTSNIQ comes from the coding sequence ATGAGCAACCTTATCGGCACCAACGTGCCGCGCACGGATGGCGCATCCAAGGTTACGGGCGCCGCCCTGTACATCGACGATTACGCGGCCGAGGGCGAGCTTTACGGCGCCACTGTGCGAAGCGACATCGCGCGCGGAAAGCTGCGGGGCATCAAGAAGGATCCCTCGTTCGATTGGACGGGCATCACCGTCGTCACCGCCGCGGACATCCCGGGTGACAACGTGGTCGCGCTCATCGAGGACGATCAGCCGCTCCTCGCCGCGAACGCCATCAACCACGTGTACGAGCCGGTGGCCCTCGTGGCCTGCGCCGACCCCTTGCGCTTGCAGCGCGCCATGAAGGCCATCACCCTCGACGTCGAGCCGCTCCCGCCGGTGCTCACCCTCGACGAGGCCTTGGCGCGCAAAGAGTCTATTTTCGGTGAGGACAACGTCTTCAAGCGCTACGTCATCCGCCACCACATCGACGGGGAGCACGGCAGCATCGACGACATCATCGCGCGCTGCGACATCGTTCTCTCCGGGCGCTACGAGGTGCACCACCAGGAGCAGCTCTACATCGAACCGCAGGGCATGATCGCCTGGTGGGACGAGGCGGGCGTCCACGTCACCGGCTCGCTCCAGTGTCCGTACTACGTGCACAAGGCCATGAAGCGCGCCTTCGCGCTCGAGGGCGATCAGGTGCACATCGCGCAAGCGGTGACCGGCGGCGGTTTCGGCGGCAAAGAGGAATACCCCAGCATCCTCGCCGCACACGCCGCGCTTCTCGCCCGTGCCAGCAAGCGCCCCGTGCGCATGATTTATGGCCGCAAGGAGGACATCGAGGCCACCACGAAGCGCCACCCGGCGCGCGTGGACATCACCACCGGCTGCGACAAAAACGGCAAACTCGTCGCGCTCAAGGTCGACTGCGTGATGGACGGCGGGGCGTACGCCACGCTCACGTCCGTCGTTCTTTCGCGTGGCTTGCTCCACGCCGCGGGCGCGTACGAGTGGAAGCACGCGCGGGTCGCGGCGCAGGCCGTGGCGACGAACACTCCGCCGAACGGCGCCTTCCGTGGCTTTGGCGCGCCGCAGACCATCTGGGGCATCGAGCGGCACATGGACCGCCTGGCGGAGAAGCTCGGCGTGGATCCGCTCGATTTGCGAAAGAAGAACCTGCTCAAGATTGGGTCCACCACGGTCACCGGGCAGACCCTCAAGGAAAGCGTCGGCGTCGAGGAGTGCATCGAGCGCGCGGTGAAGGACAGCGGCTACTACGAAAAGCGCGCCGCCTACGCGAAGCAGGCGACGACGGGGACGAGCCGGCGCGGCATCGGCATTTGCGTGTTCATGCACGGGGCGGGATTCACCGGCTCGGGCGAGCGCCGCCTCAAGGGCAAGGTGCAGGTCGATCTCGAGCGCGGTGGGAAGCTGCGCATCCGCACCGCCTCGACGGACATCGGCCAAGGCACCGAGACGGTGTTCCGGCAGATCGCCGCCACCGCGGCGGGCGTCCCGCTCGAGGCCATCGAGTTCGAGGTGCCGTGCACCACCCACGTGCCCGACTCTGGCCCCACGGTCGCATCGCGCACCGTCATGGTCGTGGGATCCATCGTCGGCACGGCCGCAAAAGAGGTCGCGGAAAAGGTGCGGGGGTCTGCGTTTTGGACGAAGGGTGGCGACCACGCGGCCTTCGCCGCCGCCGGCGATCGCCTGCTCGACGCTGCGAAGGAGCCCATCGTGTCCCTCGTGCAATACGAGCCCCCCGTCGCGAACCAATGGAACGACGACACGTACCAAGGCGATGCCTACCCCACGTTTTCATGGGGATGCGACATCGCGGAGGTCGAAGTCGATCAGGACACCTTCGAAACGAAGATTCTCGGCTTTTGGGCCGCTCAGGACATCGGCAAAGCCATCCACCCCGTGCTCTGCGCCGGGCAGGTGGAGGGGGGCACCCTGCAGGCCATCGGCTGGGCGCTCTACGAGAACGTCGTGTGGAAGGATGGCCGCATCATGAATCCGCGCATGACGAATTACGTCATCCCCACGAGCAAAGACGCCCCCGCGTTCAAGACGATCCTCGTCGAGCATCCGTTCTCCGGTGGTCCGAATGGCGCCAAGGGCGTAGGCGAGCTTCCCATGGACGGAGGCGCCCCGGCGGTGGCCGCAGCCGTCGAGCAGGCGATTGGTGCAAAGTGCAACCATCTCCCGCTCCTTCCCGAGAACCTCTTCGCCTATGCGAAGAATGCCAAGACGAGTAACATCCAATGA
- a CDS encoding (2Fe-2S)-binding protein, protein MTVNGVAREVEAPPLARLLDVLRGPMGLTGTKEGCGEGECGACTVLLDGVPVNSCLVAAGQCEGQALTTVEGLHDPNGALSTLQRCFVEDGGAQCGICTPGMLVAADALLRANRNPTEDQVRDAIAGNICRCTGYQRIVDAILHAAKLASQHASTAPQAGPGGAP, encoded by the coding sequence ATGACTGTCAACGGGGTGGCCCGCGAGGTGGAGGCACCGCCGCTCGCGCGCCTGCTCGATGTGCTGCGCGGCCCCATGGGCCTCACGGGAACGAAAGAAGGTTGCGGCGAAGGTGAGTGCGGCGCCTGCACCGTACTTCTCGATGGCGTGCCGGTGAACTCGTGCCTGGTGGCTGCGGGCCAGTGCGAGGGCCAGGCCCTCACCACCGTCGAGGGCCTGCACGATCCCAACGGCGCGCTTTCCACCTTGCAGCGCTGTTTCGTCGAAGACGGCGGCGCCCAATGCGGCATCTGCACGCCGGGCATGCTCGTCGCGGCCGACGCGCTTTTGCGCGCGAACCGCAACCCCACGGAGGACCAGGTGCGCGACGCCATCGCCGGCAACATCTGCCGGTGCACGGGCTACCAGCGCATCGTCGATGCGATTTTGCACGCCGCGAAATTGGCCTCGCAACACGCGAGCACGGCCCCCCAAGCGGGGCCTGGGGGAGCACCCTGA
- a CDS encoding FAD binding domain-containing protein, with protein sequence MLQSTAKLPRAAHAPAGLEATELIRPKTAVEAVKALSEAAANHRSTMVLAGGTDVIVDRHLLPVERAHAVDLVVDVTGVEGFRTIEREFSVDRDRLVFAGGVTYWDLRQDPLVLQKIPMLAEMSKDVGAVQIQTRGTLAGNIATASPAADGVAALMALDANVHLLSAPTAGGSAKGEERIVPLTQFFTGYRKTVMRADELIVRIDVRVPDPAMASVIWRKVGTRQAQSISKVALASVIEVQDGTIRHTRFGMASVAATTHPLAQVQAYLEGRALASVKGDEVDAALARDIRPIDDVRSTGEYRMHVALSLVRRALSQAK encoded by the coding sequence ATGTTGCAGTCCACGGCAAAACTTCCGCGCGCGGCGCACGCGCCGGCGGGGCTAGAAGCTACGGAGCTGATTCGCCCGAAGACCGCTGTCGAGGCGGTGAAGGCGCTCTCGGAGGCCGCGGCGAACCATCGCTCGACGATGGTGCTCGCGGGCGGTACGGACGTCATCGTCGATCGGCATCTGCTCCCGGTGGAGCGCGCCCACGCGGTGGATCTGGTGGTGGATGTCACCGGGGTCGAGGGGTTTCGCACCATCGAGCGCGAGTTCTCCGTCGATCGCGATCGGCTCGTGTTCGCCGGTGGCGTGACGTATTGGGACCTTCGGCAGGATCCGCTGGTCTTGCAGAAGATCCCGATGCTCGCGGAGATGTCCAAGGACGTGGGCGCGGTGCAGATTCAAACGAGGGGCACGCTCGCGGGGAACATCGCCACCGCGTCGCCGGCGGCCGATGGCGTCGCGGCGCTGATGGCGCTCGATGCGAATGTGCACCTGCTCTCCGCTCCGACCGCGGGTGGTTCGGCGAAGGGGGAGGAGCGCATCGTTCCGCTGACCCAGTTTTTCACGGGGTACCGCAAGACGGTGATGCGCGCGGACGAGCTCATCGTGCGCATCGACGTGCGCGTGCCCGATCCGGCGATGGCGAGCGTCATCTGGCGCAAGGTCGGCACGCGGCAGGCGCAGTCCATCTCCAAGGTGGCACTGGCCAGCGTCATCGAGGTGCAGGACGGCACGATCCGCCACACGCGCTTCGGCATGGCGTCGGTGGCGGCGACGACGCACCCGCTCGCGCAGGTGCAGGCGTACCTCGAAGGTCGTGCGCTCGCGTCGGTGAAGGGCGACGAGGTGGACGCGGCACTCGCACGCGACATCCGCCCCATCGACGACGTGCGCAGCACCGGTGAGTACCGCATGCATGTTGCGCTCAGTCTGGTGCGCCGCGCCTTGAGCCAAGCCAAGTGA
- a CDS encoding aldolase/citrate lyase family protein yields the protein MKTSLTEDALAPIRSRLHEANQAFAQRYPGERNARQPVHTVYGGAHLFRAGTAPRLGELALGALAKCAPDAGTFARAIGLPEALAETVYARVQDKLRREPVEDFRVDFEDGYGVRADAEEDQHAVAAAGEMAKGLAAGTLPPFIGIRIKPLTAESQARALRTLDGFLTALLEATGGKLPPNYVVTLPKVQIPEQVAAMADALELLESRLGLAAGTLVFEIMIEQTQAILDATGRAALPALIEAARGRCIAAHLGTYDYTASCGIIAAHQRMDHPACDFAKHVMQVSLAGTGVWLSDGATNILPVGDVQSVHDAWKIHMRHTRRSLEAGFYQGWDLHPAQLPTRFAAVYGFFLEALPAASERLKNFVAKAAQATLVGDVFDDAATGQGLLNFFLRGLHCGAITEDEAQATGLTVAQIRSRSFFPSPFAR from the coding sequence GTGAAAACGAGTCTCACCGAGGACGCGCTGGCCCCGATTCGTTCGAGGCTGCACGAGGCCAACCAAGCCTTTGCCCAGCGCTATCCCGGCGAGCGAAATGCGCGCCAGCCCGTGCACACCGTCTACGGTGGCGCGCACCTCTTTCGTGCGGGCACGGCGCCGCGGCTGGGCGAGTTGGCCCTCGGGGCGCTGGCCAAATGTGCGCCGGATGCGGGGACCTTTGCGCGCGCTATCGGCCTTCCGGAGGCGCTCGCCGAAACGGTGTACGCGCGTGTGCAGGACAAATTGCGTCGTGAGCCGGTGGAGGACTTTCGCGTCGACTTCGAGGACGGCTACGGCGTTCGCGCCGATGCGGAGGAAGATCAGCACGCCGTCGCCGCCGCCGGGGAGATGGCCAAAGGCCTCGCCGCGGGAACCTTGCCGCCGTTCATCGGCATCCGCATCAAGCCGCTCACGGCGGAGTCGCAGGCTCGCGCGCTGCGCACGCTCGATGGTTTTCTCACGGCGCTGCTCGAGGCCACGGGCGGCAAGCTTCCGCCGAATTACGTCGTGACGTTGCCGAAGGTGCAAATCCCGGAGCAGGTGGCCGCGATGGCGGACGCGCTCGAGCTCCTGGAATCGCGCCTCGGTCTCGCCGCGGGGACGCTCGTCTTCGAGATCATGATCGAGCAGACGCAGGCCATCCTCGACGCCACGGGGCGTGCCGCGTTGCCCGCCTTGATCGAGGCCGCACGCGGCCGCTGCATCGCCGCGCACCTCGGCACCTACGACTACACGGCGAGTTGCGGCATCATCGCCGCGCACCAACGCATGGACCACCCCGCTTGCGACTTCGCCAAGCACGTGATGCAAGTCAGCCTCGCCGGGACCGGCGTTTGGCTCTCCGACGGCGCCACGAACATCCTTCCCGTGGGCGACGTCCAAAGCGTGCATGATGCATGGAAGATCCACATGCGCCATACGCGCCGCTCCCTCGAGGCGGGCTTCTACCAAGGCTGGGACCTGCACCCCGCCCAGCTCCCCACGCGCTTCGCCGCCGTCTACGGCTTCTTCCTCGAGGCTCTTCCCGCGGCCTCGGAACGCTTGAAGAACTTCGTTGCAAAAGCCGCCCAAGCCACCTTGGTCGGCGACGTCTTCGACGATGCCGCCACCGGCCAAGGCTTGCTCAACTTCTTCCTACGCGGCCTCCACTGCGGCGCCATCACCGAGGACGAGGCCCAAGCCACGGGCCTCACCGTCGCGCAAATTCGCAGTCGCTCGTTCTTTCCAAGTCCATTTGCTCGATGA
- a CDS encoding ATP-binding protein — MTLPCGFFRAAFEQAHDPMLAVGSDGRVLEVNRSACDLFALPREQILCRKMGDFVRPLREPAEPPSESGGFPSASNRESVFVRTDGSTHPLEVTVWSDVEPDVHLVMARDRRNGRDVHERENETHWLRADRLATFGMIAASVAHEVNNPLMYAMTSLRVVMEHMPEWAKLAEGNASGDLAVAIARDMHPLTIAFEGMARIAHLVRDLRGATRESDERAHVDLRNVLESCLNLAHGEIKQRARVVRDYDEDALVFGNAGRLGQVFLNLLVNAAQAIPEDQRGGEIRIAVRTVDDHWVRVEIADNGAGIAPGDMTRIFEPFYTTKPASEGTGLGLYIARAVVHEMGGRIDAESALGAGTTMRVTFPRRVER, encoded by the coding sequence ATGACGTTGCCGTGCGGTTTTTTCCGCGCGGCATTCGAGCAGGCGCACGATCCGATGCTGGCCGTGGGCAGCGACGGGCGCGTGCTGGAGGTCAATCGGTCCGCGTGCGATCTGTTCGCCCTGCCACGCGAACAGATCCTATGCCGCAAGATGGGCGACTTCGTGCGGCCCCTGCGCGAGCCGGCGGAGCCGCCCTCGGAATCGGGCGGTTTTCCCAGCGCATCCAATCGCGAAAGCGTGTTCGTGCGAACGGACGGAAGCACGCACCCCCTCGAGGTGACCGTCTGGAGCGACGTCGAACCCGACGTGCACCTGGTGATGGCGCGCGATCGACGCAACGGGCGCGACGTGCACGAGAGGGAGAATGAGACGCATTGGCTTCGCGCCGATCGCTTGGCCACCTTCGGCATGATTGCCGCCTCGGTGGCGCACGAAGTGAACAATCCGCTCATGTACGCGATGACCAGCTTGCGCGTGGTGATGGAGCACATGCCCGAGTGGGCGAAGCTTGCCGAAGGAAATGCCTCGGGCGACCTCGCAGTTGCCATTGCGCGGGATATGCATCCGCTCACCATCGCATTCGAGGGAATGGCACGCATCGCGCACCTGGTGCGCGATCTTCGCGGCGCCACGCGCGAAAGCGACGAGCGGGCGCACGTGGATTTGCGCAACGTTCTCGAGTCGTGCCTCAATCTGGCGCACGGCGAGATCAAGCAGCGAGCGCGTGTGGTGCGCGATTATGACGAGGACGCGTTGGTCTTTGGCAACGCCGGACGATTGGGGCAGGTATTTCTCAATTTGCTGGTCAATGCGGCCCAGGCCATTCCGGAGGACCAGCGCGGCGGCGAGATTCGTATTGCGGTGCGGACCGTGGACGATCATTGGGTTCGGGTGGAGATCGCCGACAATGGCGCGGGGATCGCGCCGGGGGACATGACGCGGATCTTCGAGCCGTTTTACACGACCAAGCCGGCGTCGGAGGGCACGGGCCTGGGCCTCTACATCGCGCGCGCTGTCGTGCACGAGATGGGCGGCCGCATCGACGCGGAGAGCGCACTTGGCGCGGGCACCACGATGCGCGTGACCTTTCCGAGGCGCGTCGAGCGATAG
- a CDS encoding urate hydroxylase PuuD produces the protein MLIRWVHLIAGIMWIGNSMLWNWLDRNLVPRADAPEGFEGEIWLVHSGGFYQMEKKQLAPNQMPKVLHWFKWQAYTTWMSGFALLLLVYYMGDASFLVDPAVAKLSHGAAMGIGLGSLAGGFLVYDLIWRSPLRTKEPIAIGLCFTLLAGIIYGLNHLLSGRAAFIHVGALLGTIMVGNVFFHIMPSQHELIALTKAGKRQDAKLGKHAKQRSIHNNYMTFPVLFIMLSNHFPSTYGNSLNWVLLAVLMVSGALVRHFMNIRFWWPHWGIALGATVVIGVGTTFALMTRTSGPPVAQAATDTGEKVDFSAVRIVIGQRCVPCHSATTTDDQWKVAPSNVTFDTPEQIKMYAERIKARAVINKTMPFGNKTGMTQEERDLLARWFLQGSPVQ, from the coding sequence TTGCTCATACGATGGGTGCACCTCATCGCGGGCATCATGTGGATTGGCAATTCCATGCTTTGGAATTGGCTGGATCGCAACCTCGTGCCCCGGGCCGACGCGCCCGAGGGCTTCGAGGGTGAAATCTGGCTCGTCCACAGCGGCGGCTTCTACCAAATGGAGAAGAAGCAGCTCGCGCCGAACCAGATGCCCAAAGTGCTCCACTGGTTCAAATGGCAGGCCTACACCACGTGGATGAGCGGCTTTGCGCTGCTCTTGCTCGTCTATTACATGGGCGATGCCTCGTTTCTCGTGGATCCGGCGGTGGCCAAACTCAGCCACGGCGCGGCGATGGGCATTGGCCTGGGCAGCTTGGCGGGCGGCTTTCTCGTCTACGATTTGATCTGGCGTTCGCCGCTGCGCACCAAGGAGCCGATTGCCATCGGGCTTTGCTTCACGCTGCTCGCGGGAATCATTTACGGATTGAACCACTTGTTGAGCGGGCGGGCCGCGTTCATTCACGTGGGCGCGCTGCTCGGCACCATCATGGTGGGCAATGTCTTTTTCCACATCATGCCTTCGCAGCATGAACTGATTGCGCTGACCAAGGCGGGAAAGAGGCAGGACGCCAAGCTTGGAAAACACGCCAAGCAGCGCAGCATTCACAACAATTACATGACGTTTCCGGTGCTCTTCATCATGTTGAGCAACCACTTTCCCAGCACCTACGGCAACTCGCTCAATTGGGTTTTGCTGGCGGTGCTCATGGTTTCGGGCGCACTGGTGCGCCATTTCATGAACATTCGCTTCTGGTGGCCCCATTGGGGCATCGCACTTGGTGCCACGGTCGTCATTGGCGTAGGGACGACGTTCGCACTGATGACGCGCACCTCGGGGCCGCCGGTCGCGCAGGCTGCGACCGATACCGGGGAAAAGGTCGACTTTTCGGCCGTTCGGATTGTCATTGGGCAGCGCTGCGTGCCCTGCCATTCGGCCACCACCACCGACGATCAGTGGAAGGTGGCACCGAGCAATGTGACATTCGACACGCCCGAGCAGATAAAAATGTATGCGGAGCGCATCAAAGCGCGCGCAGTCATCAACAAAACGATGCCATTTGGCAATAAGACCGGTATGACGCAGGAAGAACGCGACCTTTTGGCGCGTTGGTTCTTGCAGGGTAGCCCGGTCCAATAG
- the uraH gene encoding hydroxyisourate hydrolase → MSIGITTHVLDTARGRPAAGVPIRLDRRTVQNGPQASLREGTWTELGRGVTDADGRLRDLLREPLVAGEYRLTFDTETYFAAAGTEGFFREVQIAFLVREAASHHHVPLLLSPFGYSTYRGS, encoded by the coding sequence ATGAGCATCGGCATCACCACCCACGTTCTCGACACGGCCCGCGGGCGCCCGGCTGCGGGCGTCCCGATTCGCTTGGACCGACGTACCGTTCAAAACGGGCCGCAAGCGTCCCTGCGAGAAGGCACGTGGACGGAGCTCGGTCGCGGGGTGACCGATGCCGACGGGCGCCTGCGCGACCTTTTGCGCGAGCCACTGGTGGCCGGCGAGTACCGTCTCACGTTCGACACGGAAACGTACTTCGCCGCCGCGGGCACGGAGGGCTTTTTCCGCGAAGTGCAGATTGCCTTCCTCGTGCGCGAGGCCGCCTCGCACCACCACGTGCCGCTGCTTTTGAGCCCATTCGGATATTCGACGTACCGCGGGAGCTGA